A region of Bacillus cabrialesii DNA encodes the following proteins:
- a CDS encoding SMI1/KNR4 family protein has product MELYTQVEQFINDNAKERDFTGGIGEDKISKIEQDLKVKLPESYKWFLQNYGSGGVYGIDILGYDFGGPSVVEYTNEYQEHYNLTEGLVVIEDVDYFAYCLDTNKMKNKECPVFTWDRVMGYQEVVADNFIEFFFDKLQRMKENWEEDEDWDD; this is encoded by the coding sequence ATGCAAAAGAAAGAGATTTCACAGGAGGAATTGGAGAAGACAAAATATCTAAAATAGAACAAGATCTTAAAGTGAAACTTCCAGAGAGCTATAAATGGTTTCTGCAGAACTATGGTTCTGGTGGAGTTTATGGAATTGATATTCTAGGCTATGATTTTGGAGGCCCATCAGTTGTTGAATATACCAACGAGTATCAAGAACACTATAACTTAACCGAAGGACTTGTTGTAATAGAGGATGTTGATTACTTTGCATATTGTCTAGATACCAATAAGATGAAAAATAAAGAATGTCCTGTATTTACGTGGGATAGAGTAATGGGTTACCAAGAAGTTGTTGCGGATAATTTCATTGAATTTTTCTTTGATAAGCTCCAAAGAATGAAAGAAAACTGGGAAGAAGATGAAGACTGGGACGATTAA
- a CDS encoding AAA family ATPase translates to MKKNIHILGASGVGTSTLGAALSKCLPHTHLDTDNYYWLDKFTKKREIPERRKLLEKDLTINEKWILSGAVCGWGDNLKSYFDLVVFLWIPQDIRLERLKHREFQRYGNEVLAGGSKYEQSKAFLEWASLYDTAGMEVRSKALHEHWMEDLSCPVLKIEGDHSVNERVDRVLDYLNSIKLMDSDSCIRK, encoded by the coding sequence ATGAAAAAAAATATTCACATATTGGGAGCCTCTGGTGTCGGAACTTCAACATTGGGTGCTGCATTGTCAAAGTGTTTGCCTCATACGCATCTTGATACTGATAATTACTATTGGTTAGATAAATTCACTAAAAAAAGAGAAATTCCTGAAAGAAGAAAGTTGCTTGAAAAAGACTTAACAATAAATGAGAAATGGATTCTTTCTGGTGCAGTGTGTGGCTGGGGCGATAATCTAAAAAGTTATTTTGACCTTGTCGTCTTCTTATGGATTCCACAAGATATACGGCTTGAGAGATTAAAGCATAGGGAATTTCAGCGTTATGGAAATGAAGTGTTAGCCGGTGGCAGTAAATATGAACAATCAAAAGCATTTTTAGAGTGGGCTTCTTTATATGATACTGCTGGAATGGAAGTTAGAAGTAAAGCTTTGCATGAACATTGGATGGAAGATTTATCTTGTCCAGTGCTAAAGATTGAAGGCGATCACTCAGTCAATGAAAGAGTTGACCGTGTCTTGGATTATTTGAATTCTATTAAACTAATGGATAGCGATAGCTGCATAAGAAAATAA
- a CDS encoding nitronate monooxygenase, whose protein sequence is MNEFMKMFSLTKPIIQAPMAGGITKPRLASAVSNQGALGSLASGYLTPEILEQQIKEMFELTDAPFQVNVFVPLGLEMPSEDQIDSWKKNIPLANQVNQFTSVQEEWDDFYQKIDIILRYKVKACSFTFDLPPEDAVKELKTSGCCLMGTASTVEEALLMEERGMDIVVLQGSEAGGHRGAFLPSKGESAVGLMALIPQAADALSVPVIAAGGIIDHRGVKAALTLGAQGAQIGSAFLLCHESNAHPVHKQKILEANEADTKLTKLFSGKEARGIVNKWMEEKERFETQTLPYPYQNTLTKAMRQQASLQHNHDQMSLWAGQGIRSLTEEISVKQLLNKLYHEDIKI, encoded by the coding sequence ATGAATGAATTTATGAAGATGTTTTCCTTAACAAAACCAATTATTCAAGCTCCAATGGCTGGCGGTATTACAAAGCCGCGACTGGCCTCTGCAGTTTCGAATCAAGGTGCTCTGGGGAGTTTAGCATCGGGATATCTTACGCCAGAAATACTAGAGCAACAAATTAAAGAAATGTTTGAGCTGACAGACGCTCCTTTTCAAGTTAATGTGTTTGTTCCATTAGGTCTAGAAATGCCATCAGAAGATCAAATTGACTCATGGAAAAAAAACATACCGTTAGCTAATCAAGTAAATCAATTCACATCTGTGCAAGAAGAGTGGGATGACTTCTATCAAAAAATTGATATTATTTTAAGATACAAGGTAAAGGCTTGCTCATTCACTTTTGATCTGCCGCCGGAAGACGCTGTAAAGGAGCTAAAAACTTCTGGATGCTGTTTAATGGGAACCGCTTCAACAGTAGAAGAAGCATTGCTAATGGAAGAAAGGGGAATGGATATAGTAGTCCTTCAAGGAAGTGAAGCCGGCGGACATCGCGGAGCATTCTTACCTTCCAAAGGTGAATCTGCCGTGGGTTTAATGGCTTTGATTCCCCAAGCGGCAGATGCACTGAGCGTACCAGTCATAGCTGCCGGGGGAATTATAGACCATAGAGGCGTAAAAGCAGCTTTAACCCTTGGAGCCCAAGGAGCACAAATCGGGTCTGCCTTTTTACTTTGTCACGAGAGCAACGCACATCCAGTGCATAAACAGAAAATACTAGAAGCAAACGAAGCAGATACAAAGCTTACGAAATTATTTTCAGGTAAAGAGGCCAGAGGAATCGTAAATAAATGGATGGAAGAAAAAGAACGTTTTGAGACACAAACCCTTCCGTATCCTTATCAAAATACACTAACGAAGGCAATGAGACAGCAGGCTTCACTTCAACATAACCATGATCAGATGTCTTTGTGGGCAGGTCAAGGAATACGATCATTGACCGAGGAAATTTCGGTTAAGCAACTTTTAAATAAGCTTTACCATGAGGATATAAAAATATAG
- a CDS encoding LacI family DNA-binding transcriptional regulator: MKPSIHDVAKIAGVSSTTVSRVLNNRGYISEKTKDKVYKAMEEINYFPNDLARSLFRKRTNLIGLIIPNSSNPFFGELAFYIESICTSKGYKLLLCNSLNRIDKEEKYLEMLIRNQVDGVIAVTYNRGILNYHQQNLPIVAIDHYLSEKVPVVGSDNFDGGKKAAELLIKKDCQHIVHINGPIELETPANLRRKAYEDVMREHGRQPIAYEVSFHQNYRNIISKLFDEQPAVDGIFASDDIIAAGVITEAKKRGKDIPGQLKVIGYDGTETIRAILPELTTIQQPIELISKTAIEILEKQIEGEFDDLPLETYLPIRLSEGGTT, translated from the coding sequence ATGAAGCCTAGCATTCATGATGTTGCAAAAATAGCGGGAGTTTCATCTACAACCGTTTCGAGGGTATTAAATAATCGCGGCTATATTAGCGAAAAAACGAAAGATAAAGTTTACAAGGCGATGGAAGAAATCAATTACTTTCCAAATGATTTGGCCCGTTCTTTATTTCGAAAACGCACCAATTTAATAGGGCTTATCATTCCAAACTCCAGCAATCCGTTTTTTGGCGAACTCGCCTTTTATATTGAAAGCATTTGCACGTCCAAAGGCTATAAACTGCTGCTTTGCAACAGTTTAAATCGAATAGATAAAGAAGAAAAATATCTCGAAATGCTGATTAGAAATCAAGTGGATGGCGTCATCGCCGTCACTTACAACCGGGGAATACTCAATTATCACCAGCAAAATCTACCAATTGTCGCAATTGACCATTACTTATCGGAAAAAGTCCCTGTCGTAGGCTCAGATAACTTTGATGGAGGCAAAAAGGCAGCAGAACTACTGATAAAAAAAGACTGTCAGCACATCGTTCACATCAATGGGCCGATTGAACTTGAAACACCTGCAAATCTCAGGAGAAAAGCATATGAAGATGTTATGCGTGAACACGGAAGACAGCCTATTGCATATGAGGTGTCGTTTCATCAAAACTACCGGAACATCATTTCAAAACTATTTGATGAACAGCCTGCAGTTGACGGAATTTTTGCCAGTGATGATATCATAGCTGCCGGAGTCATAACGGAAGCCAAAAAACGAGGAAAAGACATTCCAGGCCAATTAAAAGTAATTGGTTATGACGGTACAGAAACCATTCGGGCTATTCTGCCAGAATTAACTACGATCCAACAGCCGATCGAATTAATTTCCAAAACTGCCATTGAGATTTTAGAAAAACAAATTGAAGGCGAATTTGATGATTTACCACTTGAAACGTATTTGCCCATACGGCTTTCCGAAGGTGGGACAACTTAA
- a CDS encoding ABC transporter substrate-binding protein — MKKLMLGSLSLLLMFAVWGCNKNESVNSGGKKTISMWVHVSDDNEEGKVYKKRVDAFNKKYASENVEAKIEFIPRSGNGGGYEDKVNAALTTNTLPDVITLDGPNTAAYAKSGVIAPLDEYVKDQDDLLPSIKQQGTYQGKLYAIGVSESSVGIYYNKKMLKDAGVDLKTLPTVKDPWTWKEFLALCKKLKNKYDKPAIDMQLQSKDEILTYALLPFVWSAGGDILSENGKKAEGVFNKKPTAEAMTFIQTMLKEGYTTRTPVKQAFETEKYPMKMSGVWTITDLKTNFSNVDYGVMPYPVSPKTKKLVSPSGSWQFAMTQASENKEWAAKLVDWMTNKDSNIELSRSIAALPVRYSSEKVLTKEFSDEMNVFMQQLKETGHARPVTPAYPQITRAFQQTIDDISFYDQNQDIQKVLDTRVKEMQSAIDKAN; from the coding sequence ATGAAAAAATTGATGCTGGGAAGTTTGTCACTGTTGCTTATGTTTGCAGTCTGGGGTTGTAACAAAAACGAAAGTGTAAATAGCGGCGGAAAGAAAACGATTTCAATGTGGGTGCATGTATCTGATGATAACGAAGAAGGAAAGGTTTATAAAAAAAGGGTGGATGCCTTTAATAAAAAGTACGCTTCTGAAAATGTCGAGGCAAAAATTGAATTCATCCCCCGAAGCGGAAACGGTGGAGGTTATGAAGACAAAGTGAATGCGGCACTAACAACGAATACCCTGCCTGATGTCATCACATTGGACGGACCAAATACTGCGGCTTATGCGAAATCTGGCGTTATTGCACCTTTGGATGAGTATGTTAAAGACCAGGATGATTTATTGCCAAGTATTAAGCAGCAAGGCACCTACCAAGGGAAACTGTATGCCATCGGCGTCAGTGAATCGTCGGTCGGCATCTACTATAACAAAAAAATGCTTAAAGATGCCGGAGTTGATTTGAAAACGCTACCAACAGTAAAAGATCCTTGGACATGGAAGGAATTTCTTGCGCTTTGCAAAAAGCTAAAAAATAAATACGACAAACCAGCCATCGATATGCAATTACAGTCAAAAGACGAAATATTGACTTATGCGCTCTTGCCATTTGTTTGGTCAGCTGGTGGGGATATTCTATCAGAAAACGGGAAGAAAGCGGAGGGCGTCTTTAACAAAAAACCAACCGCTGAAGCGATGACGTTTATACAAACGATGCTTAAAGAAGGCTATACAACACGCACCCCTGTCAAACAAGCGTTTGAAACGGAGAAATACCCGATGAAGATGAGCGGCGTGTGGACAATAACCGATCTGAAAACAAACTTTTCCAACGTCGATTATGGAGTGATGCCATATCCTGTATCGCCAAAAACCAAAAAGCTTGTCTCTCCTTCGGGAAGCTGGCAGTTCGCAATGACACAAGCTTCAGAAAATAAAGAATGGGCAGCAAAATTAGTAGATTGGATGACTAATAAGGATTCCAATATCGAATTGAGCCGTTCAATCGCCGCCCTGCCTGTACGTTATTCATCAGAAAAAGTGCTGACAAAAGAATTTTCTGATGAAATGAATGTCTTTATGCAGCAGCTGAAAGAAACGGGTCATGCACGTCCGGTGACACCGGCATATCCGCAAATAACTCGAGCATTTCAACAAACAATCGATGACATTAGCTTTTATGATCAAAATCAGGATATTCAAAAAGTGCTAGATACACGTGTAAAAGAAATGCAATCTGCCATTGATAAGGCAAACTAA
- a CDS encoding carbohydrate ABC transporter permease, translating into MNKTILKETGPAFPLERKTVNKIRWRENAVAYMFLGPALLILSMFLVIPSIMAVYYAFTDYYLLTPDLRKFIGFDNFIKLFQDPIFLKSLGNTIKFVVFLIPLQIGAALGLALLLNKKRKANAFFKVAYFSPVVMSLVVISVLWMYLLNPNEGMINNVLAHFGLSPQPFLTSPKQAIFTIVVVSAWQGAGFQMLIFLAGLQNIPEDVYEAAQLDGMNKWQRFIYITLPLLKPTSIFIFITTLISAFKLLVQPMVMTQGGPVNSTMTVVYYIYQTGFTDRMVGYASSIALLFGTIIGLVTLAQRKLVKEDEDH; encoded by the coding sequence ATGAATAAAACAATATTGAAAGAGACTGGACCGGCTTTTCCATTAGAAAGAAAGACAGTGAATAAAATACGCTGGCGGGAAAACGCAGTCGCATATATGTTCTTAGGGCCGGCGTTGCTTATTTTATCCATGTTTCTTGTGATTCCTTCCATCATGGCTGTGTACTACGCATTTACAGATTACTATTTGTTGACGCCTGATTTGCGTAAGTTTATCGGCTTTGATAATTTCATCAAACTTTTTCAGGACCCAATATTCTTAAAAAGTCTGGGCAACACCATAAAATTTGTTGTCTTTTTGATACCGTTACAGATCGGGGCAGCACTCGGACTTGCCCTCCTATTGAATAAAAAGCGCAAAGCCAACGCTTTTTTCAAAGTCGCATACTTTAGTCCTGTCGTCATGTCACTGGTTGTCATCTCCGTCTTGTGGATGTACTTGCTGAATCCGAATGAAGGCATGATAAATAATGTATTGGCGCACTTCGGTCTATCACCACAGCCTTTCTTGACGAGCCCTAAGCAAGCAATCTTTACGATTGTTGTCGTTTCCGCTTGGCAAGGAGCAGGGTTTCAGATGCTCATTTTTTTAGCTGGTTTGCAAAACATTCCCGAGGATGTCTACGAGGCGGCGCAATTAGATGGCATGAATAAATGGCAGCGTTTTATTTACATTACATTACCTTTGTTAAAACCGACATCTATTTTTATCTTTATCACAACGCTGATCAGCGCGTTTAAACTCCTTGTTCAGCCAATGGTTATGACCCAGGGCGGACCAGTCAATTCAACGATGACGGTTGTCTATTATATTTATCAAACCGGATTTACCGATCGAATGGTCGGATATGCAAGCTCGATCGCGCTCTTGTTTGGAACGATTATTGGATTGGTGACACTCGCACAACGCAAGCTGGTTAAGGAGGATGAAGACCATTGA
- a CDS encoding carbohydrate ABC transporter permease, with product MRRKFGPLTILEYTCLVLLAVLFIFPLIWMIASSMKPEAEIYNNLNSFKALLPSLHLEEWFSSYREVLTRFDLLMYIGNSLFYGLCVAVGSVVINGMAGFAFAKLQFSGKKMLFGILLALLIVPFETILISQFTIIHKIGLVDTRLAVILPALAGAFNIYLFRNFFMAIPEEMIESAKLDGANTWQIFWRIMIPMSKPAVATVGTLAFIGSWNDYIWPLMVLTDKSKFPIQVAITAINSTEPVYTNQVMAVLTISTIPLILIYIVAQRYILEGLSGSGTGIK from the coding sequence TTGAGACGTAAGTTCGGGCCTTTGACAATTCTGGAATATACGTGTCTTGTTTTGCTGGCCGTTCTATTTATCTTTCCGCTCATTTGGATGATTGCATCCTCAATGAAACCAGAAGCGGAAATTTACAATAATTTGAACAGCTTCAAAGCGCTTCTGCCCTCTCTTCATCTGGAAGAATGGTTTTCGTCCTATAGAGAAGTGCTGACTCGATTTGATTTGCTTATGTATATTGGTAACAGTCTTTTTTATGGTTTGTGCGTAGCAGTCGGATCTGTTGTAATTAACGGAATGGCGGGATTTGCATTCGCCAAACTGCAATTTTCAGGGAAAAAGATGCTCTTTGGCATTTTGTTGGCGCTTTTAATTGTACCGTTTGAAACGATTTTAATCTCACAGTTTACAATTATTCATAAAATCGGTTTGGTCGATACACGCCTTGCCGTTATTTTGCCGGCATTAGCGGGGGCATTCAATATTTATTTGTTCAGAAACTTTTTCATGGCAATTCCGGAGGAAATGATTGAATCGGCCAAGCTTGACGGGGCAAATACATGGCAAATCTTCTGGCGGATTATGATACCGATGTCTAAACCAGCTGTCGCCACTGTCGGAACCTTAGCCTTTATCGGCAGCTGGAATGATTATATTTGGCCGTTAATGGTTTTGACGGATAAGTCGAAATTTCCGATTCAAGTTGCGATTACAGCTATCAACAGCACAGAGCCTGTCTACACAAATCAAGTTATGGCTGTATTGACGATTTCCACCATCCCGTTGATCTTGATTTATATTGTGGCTCAGCGCTACATTTTGGAAGGTCTTAGCGGTTCAGGAACAGGTATTAAGTAG
- a CDS encoding MFS transporter gives MKSSKSLYWKLSAYLFFFFFTWSSSYSLFAIWLGQEVKLNGSATGIIFSVNAIFTLCMQPLYGFISDKLGLKKNILFMISILIVFTGPFYIFIYGPLLQYDVFLGAIVGGIYLGTAFLAGVGAIETYIEKVSRKYQFEYGKTRMWGSLGWATATFFAGQLFNINPNINFWIASLSAVILVAIIMSIKIEMTDYDKERADSIRLKDVGALFLLKDFWFLMLYVIGVTCVYGVYDQQFPIYYASLFPTSAMGNQIFGYLNSFQVFIEAGMLFLAPFIVNRLGPKKSLILAGLLMSFRIIGSGIVIGPFGISSMKLIHALELPIMLIAIFKYLAANFDTRLSSVLYLVGFQFASQVGTSIFSPIAGGLYDSIGFRQTYLFMGTLALCFTIISIFTLLDSKKGVPVYSTFSKKQI, from the coding sequence ATGAAAAGCTCAAAAAGTCTGTATTGGAAACTGAGCGCTTATCTCTTCTTTTTCTTTTTCACATGGTCTTCCAGCTACTCTTTGTTTGCGATTTGGTTGGGACAGGAAGTCAAATTGAATGGATCGGCGACTGGGATTATCTTTTCTGTAAACGCTATCTTTACCTTGTGTATGCAACCTTTATATGGCTTTATCTCTGATAAACTCGGGCTGAAGAAAAACATATTATTTATGATTAGTATACTTATCGTTTTTACCGGGCCGTTTTATATCTTTATCTACGGACCGCTTTTACAATATGATGTCTTCCTTGGCGCTATTGTCGGTGGTATTTATCTTGGAACTGCTTTTCTTGCGGGAGTTGGCGCTATTGAAACCTATATTGAAAAGGTCAGCCGAAAATATCAGTTCGAATACGGCAAAACAAGGATGTGGGGTTCACTCGGCTGGGCAACAGCGACTTTTTTTGCAGGACAGCTGTTCAATATCAATCCGAATATCAATTTCTGGATTGCGTCCCTTTCAGCAGTCATATTAGTGGCCATTATTATGTCCATAAAAATTGAGATGACGGATTATGATAAGGAAAGAGCGGATTCGATCCGGTTAAAAGACGTAGGAGCACTTTTTCTATTAAAAGACTTTTGGTTTTTAATGTTGTACGTAATCGGGGTGACATGCGTGTACGGCGTCTATGATCAACAATTCCCGATTTACTACGCTTCTTTATTTCCCACTTCAGCTATGGGGAATCAAATTTTTGGATATTTAAACTCATTTCAAGTATTTATTGAAGCGGGCATGTTGTTTTTAGCCCCCTTTATTGTTAACAGACTCGGTCCTAAAAAAAGCTTGATTCTCGCGGGACTTTTGATGTCTTTCCGAATTATTGGGTCTGGAATTGTCATCGGACCATTCGGAATTTCATCGATGAAACTTATTCATGCTTTAGAATTGCCAATCATGCTGATTGCGATTTTCAAGTATTTAGCCGCAAATTTTGATACACGCCTTTCATCAGTTCTTTACCTTGTCGGCTTTCAATTTGCATCTCAAGTAGGTACATCGATTTTCTCCCCGATTGCGGGTGGCTTATACGACAGTATAGGTTTCCGTCAAACATATCTTTTCATGGGAACCTTGGCTTTATGTTTCACAATCATTTCAATTTTTACTTTATTAGACTCAAAGAAAGGCGTTCCCGTATACTCAACCTTTTCGAAAAAACAGATATAG
- a CDS encoding glycoside hydrolase family 32 protein — MDRIQQAEEALKKAEEKMNTRYRLGYHIMSRANWINDPNGLIHYKGEYHVFYQHHPYDENWAQMHWGHVKSKDLIHWEHLPVALAPGDSFDESGCFSGSAVEYNGKLALIYTGHNVIDQEEDIFYQNQNIAISQDGIVFEKLKENPVIAKPPEDSSRHFRDPKVWKHRNSWYMVVGNSTKENVGRVILYHSPNLRDWEYKGVLAQSDGDLGYMWECPDFFELGGKHVLLISPQGIEADGDSYKNLHQTGYLIGVYNDETNEFVYGDFTELDHGHDFYAVQTLLDDKGRRIAIGWMDMWESEMPTKADGWCGALTLPRELTLRDDHKILMNPVEETALLRKTKHIDCANQLISGNYLAKTAEELLEIQVVYDLTDCSAETVGLKIRGLEEEETAIKYSITDQKLTLDCSKMGKSRDSVRNAPLEANGKLTLRIFIDRSSIEVFANHGETTMTSRIYPKKDRLGIELFSEKGAVRVEELTYWALKDIWKEDESLEKNILHR, encoded by the coding sequence ATGGATAGAATCCAACAGGCAGAGGAAGCTTTGAAAAAAGCGGAGGAAAAGATGAACACTCGTTATCGATTAGGGTACCATATTATGTCCCGAGCAAACTGGATCAATGATCCGAACGGGCTTATACACTATAAAGGAGAATACCATGTCTTTTATCAGCATCATCCCTATGATGAGAATTGGGCCCAAATGCATTGGGGCCATGTAAAAAGTAAAGATCTCATTCATTGGGAACATCTTCCGGTCGCTTTAGCCCCCGGTGACTCTTTTGATGAAAGCGGCTGTTTCTCAGGAAGTGCAGTAGAGTATAATGGAAAACTTGCTTTAATTTATACAGGGCATAATGTGATAGATCAAGAGGAAGACATTTTCTATCAAAATCAAAATATCGCTATCAGTCAAGATGGGATCGTGTTTGAAAAACTTAAGGAAAACCCTGTCATTGCGAAACCGCCGGAAGACAGCTCCCGGCATTTCCGCGATCCTAAAGTATGGAAGCATCGTAACAGCTGGTATATGGTAGTCGGTAATTCAACGAAAGAAAACGTCGGACGAGTTATTTTATACCACTCGCCCAATTTACGAGATTGGGAATACAAAGGTGTTCTTGCCCAAAGCGATGGAGATCTCGGCTATATGTGGGAATGTCCTGACTTCTTCGAGTTGGGCGGCAAACATGTCCTGCTCATTTCTCCTCAAGGCATTGAAGCAGACGGTGATTCATATAAGAATTTGCATCAAACTGGCTATTTAATTGGAGTATATAATGATGAAACCAACGAATTTGTGTATGGCGATTTTACAGAGCTGGATCACGGCCATGACTTTTATGCTGTACAAACGTTACTAGATGATAAAGGACGCAGAATTGCCATAGGCTGGATGGATATGTGGGAATCTGAGATGCCGACAAAAGCAGATGGATGGTGCGGCGCTTTAACATTGCCTAGAGAATTAACATTGCGGGATGATCATAAAATTTTAATGAATCCTGTGGAAGAAACTGCGCTGTTGCGAAAAACAAAACATATAGATTGTGCTAACCAGTTGATTTCAGGAAATTACCTGGCAAAAACAGCCGAAGAGCTTCTTGAAATTCAAGTCGTGTATGACTTAACAGATTGCAGTGCGGAAACAGTAGGTTTGAAGATTCGCGGTCTTGAAGAAGAAGAAACAGCTATCAAATACAGCATAACTGATCAGAAGCTGACACTCGATTGCTCTAAGATGGGGAAATCGCGAGACAGTGTGAGAAATGCGCCGCTAGAAGCAAATGGAAAGCTGACTCTGCGTATATTTATTGACAGATCCTCGATAGAAGTATTCGCCAACCATGGGGAAACAACGATGACTAGCCGTATTTATCCGAAAAAAGACCGCTTGGGAATTGAGCTTTTTTCTGAGAAAGGCGCTGTAAGGGTTGAGGAACTCACCTACTGGGCTTTAAAAGACATATGGAAAGAAGATGAATCGCTTGAAAAAAATATTTTGCATCGG